From Argopecten irradians isolate NY chromosome 2, Ai_NY, whole genome shotgun sequence, the proteins below share one genomic window:
- the LOC138314599 gene encoding uncharacterized protein isoform X2, translated as MAWNNSGRTALHLAAMHGRVRSTVILVAWGAVVRTLDQKGCLAFEYAVKNKHVAVVELLSLFGSEPLLQDWSWLEQKDIKKKKAEFAIAKIIQNQIRLMPGYRHSGIIFDVKMISPDEGPVVSLEKTGVEVSVIEGQERYYLYLCQTEETYGSPPPLDKDEDAFGHLLECQTWPANLKTITLKVNVDRVLRPTEEIVLRPATMNGSIDNVEVQELDGAGITIVTMTVPLESTGITFFAMASREKKQVFKISDEAVTLKPEGDPEAEIDIPAGTFDSCELLVKFVDTVEEPEEPEEEPEEKKTETPKKNTEKPVEDQVLMTSILDLSTADGQQPSNEIEMKMPVTTKDQTEGVVILTTSNPDPNLEEWAWDELPAEIDAAGKAVFKINHFSIFSGTSKPMFTADPNGVKGAVRKKYLRMRKVEFLVAVKTPEVNETHTDVIVICGTRRKNKTVRTKYDNSYTWFWFGSESEVPEGQIFQIELRGNLKERTDEDMKLIFKGSNQESSRAIEIIGTDHESLELVGEINIIKETKTPAPDKVEMVTVGCFLNQRTVETVTPSNAWEIKTQKLCTIPFSTTLTKREPEPEPEPEPEPTHDEPIPELSRPVGPRTPLEQTITWNKLHDAAKRLSYNKAKHLGFQLGLEKGLMETVLRETIYDKDLATNVLKKWRLLRAKNDMVSHLKQALEAIGQKKMIQDIKAGQNVSK; from the exons AAAGGATGCCTAGCGTTCGAGTATGCTGTCAAAAACAAACACGTTGCGGTTGTGGAACTGCTTAGTCTATTTGGATCAGAACCACTTCTGCAGGACTGG TCCTGGCTGGAACAGAAAGATATCAAGAAGAAGAAAGCCGAATTTGCAATCGCGAAAATTATACAAAACCAAATCAGACTCATGCCGGGCTATCGACACTC GGGAATCATTTTTGACGTTAAAATGATCAGCCCCGATGAAGGACCAGTTGTCTCATTAGAGAAGACTGGAGTTGAAGTGAGTGTGATAGAGGGTCAAGAACGATACTACCTGTACCTGTGTCAGACAGAGGAGACGTACGGCAGTCCACCACCTCTGGACAAGGACGAGGACGCGTTTGGTCACCTCCTGGAGTGTCAGACGTGGCCAGCAAATCTCAAGACCATTACTTTAAAGGTGAATGTGGACCGGGTCCTCCGCCCAACAGAGGAAATTGTCCTGAGGCCAGCCACAATGAACGGAAGCATAGACAACGTGGAAGTACAGGAGTTGGATGGTGCTGGG ATTACCATTGTAACTATGACAGTTCCTTTAGAATCAACTGGAATTACCTTTTTTGCTATGGCAAGCAGGGAGAAAAAGCAGGTATTTAAAATTTCTGATGAAGCGGTTACACTGAAACCAGAAGGGGATCCAGAAGCGGAAATAGATATACCTGCCGGAACATTTGATTCATGTGAACTTCTGGTGAAG TTCGTAGACACGGTCGAAGAACCGGAGGAACCTGAGGAGGAACCTGAGGAGAAGAAAACTGAGACGCCAAAGAAAAATACAGAAAAGCCAGTAGAAGATCAAGTGTTGATGACAAGTATTCTTGATCTTTCTACGGCTGATGGACAGCAACCTAGCAATGAAATCGAGATGAAGATGCCTGTCACGACCAAAGACCAAACAGAAGGTGTCGTAATCCTGACGACATCAAACCCAGACCCAAATCTGGAGGAATGGGCGTGGGATGAACTGCCGGCTGAGATAGATGCAGCTGGAAAGGCCgtgtttaaaataaatcactTTTCTAT ATTTTCCGGAACATCGAAACCCATGTTTACTGCTGACCCTAATGGCGTGAAAGGCGCAGTTAGAAAAAAGTACTTACGAATGCGGAAAGTAGAGTTTCTGGTTGCCGTTAAAACACCGGAAGTGAATGAAACTCACACTGATGTGATTGTTATATGTGGAACAAGACGAAAAAACAAAACTGTAAGGACCAAATATGACAATAGCTACACTTGGTTTTGGTTTGGATCCGAGTCAGAAGTTCCCGAAGGACAAATTTTCCAG ATTGAACTGCGTGGAAATCTGAAAGAGAGAACTGACGAAGACATGAAGTTGATTTTCAAGGGGAGCAATCAAGAGAGTTCTCGAGCTATTGAGATTATCGGCACTGATCATGAATCTCTTGAACTGGTGGGGGAAATAAACATTATCAAAGAGACTAAAACACCCGCACCTGATAAAGTGGAGATGGTCACAGTTGGATGCTTCTTGAACCAACGAACCGTAGAGACGGTTACTCCGTCGAATGCATGGGAAATCAAAACACAGAAACTATGCACGATACCATTTTCAACAACGCTAACGAAACGAG agCCTGAACCTGAGCCTGAACCTGAGCCTGAACCTACACATGACGAGCCAATACCTG AGTTAAGCCGACCTGTCGGTCCAAGGACACCACTAGAACAGACCATAACATGGAATAAACTTCACGATGCGGCGAAGAGGCTTTCGTACAACAAGGCAAAGCATTTGGGCTTCCAGCTTGGGCTAGAAAAAGGGTTGATGGAAACAGTATTGCGGGAAACGATATACGACAAGGATTTGGCCACGAATGTGTTAAAGAAATGGCGTTTATTAAGGGCGAAAAATGACATGGTCAGCCACTTAAAGCAAGCATTGGAAGCTATAggacagaaaaaaatgatacaaGACATAAAAGCGGGACAGAACGTATCCAAATAG